In one window of Helianthus annuus cultivar XRQ/B chromosome 17, HanXRQr2.0-SUNRISE, whole genome shotgun sequence DNA:
- the LOC110926235 gene encoding DExH-box ATP-dependent RNA helicase DExH6 isoform X1 produces MEPATDRIPPEAKSMEPASLPEKCRGRSKTSRAAKRVRNKNYKKRKQEARKISDETRNRFQQILDDFHKSNDEEYTFDASISNYERAEVHKLWRAMGMKSQSSGVGANRRATLYKIKVKVKVKGKVKVKGKVKVKVPAQAQTKNKTKSKNTEAKHPVTSFAFSEEGKTVLKDFFSFYPPGNHKEDEKIVVTSSKRANNIRMRTDDMFCKPRMEKARVLKKFQSFVASMQSDPKLKQITEVRSKLPIASFKDVITSTIESNQVVLISGETGCGKTTQVPQYLLDYMWSKGEVCKIVCTQPRRISAVSVAERIANERGESIGLSVGYKIKLDKKGGKESSIVFCTNGILLRILVQAGNSLAGKDKSAEMVKDAFPDITHIVVDEIHERDRFSDFMLTIIRDILPLYPHLRVVLMSATLDAERFSRYFGGCPIIRVPGFTYDVKKFYLEDVLLLVKTNARSLDRTSETNVSEKSKLTEEYKRALDEAINIAWSSDELESLLDIVSMGEGLDVSNYQHSVTGVTPLMVLARKGRIGDICMLLSFGANCHLQDNEGKTALSWAEHADQKEASEILRKHLNADLEEGKLLLDRYLKDVNPELVDIVLIEQLLRKICTESEQGAILVFLPGWDEIHRLQQKLLSSDFFKDSCKFLIRVLHSMVSSTEQKKVFIRPPHGCRKIVLSTNVAETSVTIDDVVFVIDSGRVKEKSYDPLLKVSTLQSSWISKANAKQRAGRAGRCQPGICYRLYSKLRAASLMEFQVPEIKRTAIEELCLQVKLLNRSCKIEDFLEKTLDPPVSLAIYNAITVLQDLGALSPDEELTELGEKLGSLPVHPLTIKMLLFAISMNCLEPALTLACANDFRDPFVFPMSPDGKTKANAAKSELASLYGGHGDQLAIIAAFECWKNAKQMGKEAKFCSQYFVHAGVMRMLCSMRQQLRRELQTNGFFPRNSHRLSENSQDGGIINAVLVAGLYPKVGRLLLPSAKSKKYVINDVGNQKVMLSRQSVNSRITLEKKDVDPLVIYDEVTRSDMGFSIKKCSFIGALSLLLLATEIAVAPINNDNETTSEEGSNERREDEFMSNPDTAVEVVADRWLSFKSTALDAARICCLRERLSDAILFKTTHLGKDLPRVLAASVAAIAKVLSCDGVAGINEIKVAQQGDNVIMAGSGSDDFLRSLLSNALKHRVMNPKGGSRKRSYEEAIMMI; encoded by the exons ATGGAACCTGCTACCGATCGGATTCCACCGGAAGCAAAATCCATGGAACCTGCTTCATTACCGGAGAAATGTCGAGGACGCTCAAAAACATCTCGTGCTGCTAAGAGAGTAAGAAATAAAAACTATAAAAAGCGAAAGCAAGAAGCCCGTAAGATTTCGGATGAGACCCGGAATCGTTTTCAACAAATACTTGATGACTTTCACAAATCCAATGATGAAG AGTACACATTTGATGCCAGCATTTCAAACTATGAACGTGCTGAGGTGCACAAGTTATGGAGAGCAATGGGTATGAAGTCACAAAGTTCTGG AGTAGGGGCTAATAGACGCGCTACACTTTACAAGATCAAGGTCAAGGTTAAGGTCAAGGGCAAAGTCAAGGTCAAGGGCAAAGTCAAGGTCAAGGTCCCGGCTCAGGCCCAGACCAAGAACAAGACCAAGTCAAAAAATACAGAAGCAAAACACCCGGTCACATCTTTTGCATTTTCAGAAGAGGGGAAAACAGTTTTAAAggactttttttctttttatccacCTGGCAATCACAAAGAGGATGAAAAGATTGTTGTCACGTCTAGTAAAAGAGCTAATAACATACGAATGAGAACTGACGATATGTTCTGTAAACCTCGGATGGAAAAGGCTCGAGTTTTAAAGAAGTTTCAGTCGTTTGTTGCCAGTATGCAATCGGATCCCAAGTTAAAACAG ATCACTGAAGTAAGGTCCAAACTTCCAATTGCATCCTTCAAGGACGTTATTACATCGACAATAGAATCCAATCAG GTAGTTCTCATATCGGGCGAAACTGGTTGTGGGAAGACAACACAGGTGCCTCAATATTTGTTGGATTATATGTGGAGTAAAGGTGAAGTATGTAAGATAGTCTGCACCCAGCCACGGAGAATCTCTGCCGTTTCAG ttgcTGAAAGAATAGCTAATGAAAGAGGTGAATCTATTGGACTGAGTGTTGGATACAAG ATAAAGTTGGATAAGAAAGGTGGAAAGGAGTCATCCATCGTGTTTTGCACGAATGGAATCTTGTTGAGGATTTTGGTACAAGCTGGTAACAGTTTAGCTGGAAAAGATAAGTCAGCAGAGATGGTCAAAGATGCATTTCCTGACATCACTCACATCGTTGTg GATGAAATTCATGAAAGGGACCGATTCTCTGATTTTATGCTAACAATCATTAG AGATATACTTCCCTTGTATCCTCATCTACGCGTG GTATTGATGAGTGCTACCCTCGACGCTGAACGATTTTCTCGGTACTTTGGAGGCTGTCCAATCATACGTGTCCCGGGGTTCACTTACGAT gtaaaaaaGTTCTACCTGGAGGATGTACTTttgcttgtgaaaacaaatgctcGTTCTCTTGACCGCACTTCAGAAACAAACGTTAGCGAGAAATCCAAATTAACCGAAGAGTACAAACGTGCCCTTGATGAGGCTATTAATATAGCTTGGTCAAGTGATGAGCTGGAATCCTTATTAGACATTGTTTCAATGGGTGAAGGATTAGACGTTAGTAATTATCAGCATTCGGTGACAGGTGTCACACCATTAATGGTCTTAGCTAGAAAAGGAAGAATCGGTGATATCTGCATGCTTCTTTCTTTCGGTGCTAATTGTCACTTACAAGATAACGAAGGAAAAACCGCGCTGTCATGGGCCGAACACGCGGATCAAAAAGAAGCTTCCGAGATTTTACGGAAACATCTAAACGCTGATCTGGAAGAGGGAAAGCTATTGCTTGATAGATATTTGAAAGATGTTAATCCTGAATTAGTTGATATTGTTCTTATCGAACAATTACTGAGGAAAATATGTACGGAATCTGAACAAGGGGCTATTCTCGTCTTTCTTCCAGGGTGGGATGAAATACATAGATTACAACAGAAGTTACTTTCTAGTGATTTTTTTAAAGATTCGTGCAAGTTTTTGATAAGGGTTCTTCATTCCATGGTCTCCTCTACAGAACAAAAGAAAGTTTTTATAAGACCGCCTCACGGTTGCAGGAAAATTGTTCTTTCAACGAACGTAGCTGAAACATCCGTCACAATTGATGATGTCGTTTTCGTAATTGATAGTGGAAGAGTGAAAGAAAAAAGTTACGATCCACTTTTGAAAGTCTCGACGTTACAATCTTCTTGGATTTCTAAAGCAAATGCGAAGCAACGTGCAGGGCGGGCAGGGCGATGCCAGCCTGGAATATGTTATCGTCTTTATTCGAAACTTCGGGCAGCTTCGCTAATGGAGTTTCAAGTGCCCGAGATTAAGAGAACAGCAATTGAAGAATTGTGTTTGCAG GTGAAGCTTCTTAACCGAAGTTGCAAGATAGAAGATTTTTTGGAAAAAACATTGGACCCTCCCGTTTCTCTAGCCATATATAATGCGATTACGGTTCTTCAAGATCTTGGAGCTTTATCACCTGATGAAGAACTTACCGAGCTTGGTGAGAAACTCGGTTCGCTCCCGGTTCACCCATTAACAATCAAGATGCTTCTTTTTGCTATATCAATGAACTGCCTTGAACCAGCTTTGACTTTAGCGTGTGCAAACGACTTTAGAGACCCTTTCGTCTTCCCAATGTCACCTGATGGTAAAACAAAAGCAAATGCCGCTAAATCTGAGCTGGCATCGTTATACGGTGGCCATGGTGATCAATTGGCGATAATCGCAGCTTTTGAATGCTGGAAAAACGCCAAACAAATGGGTAAAGAAGCCAAGTTTTGTTCTCAGTATTTCGTGCATGCTGGTGTTATGAGGATGTTATGTTCAATGCGTCAGCAACTTCGACGTGAACTTCAAACCAACGGATTTTTTCCAAGAAATTCACATAGGTTGAGTGAAAATTCTCAAGATGGTGGAATAATTAATGCGGTTCTTGTTGCTGGTTTGTATCCTAAGGTAGGAAGATTACTTCTACCTAGTGCAAAGTCGAAAAAGTATGTTATAAATGATGTTGGTAATCAGAAGGTTATGTTGAGTCGACAGTCGGTTAATTCTAGGATAACCCTTGAGAAAAAAGACGTTGATCCTTTGGTGATTTACGACGAGGTAACACGTAGTGATATGGGTTTCAGTATCAAGAAATGCAGTTTTATCGGCGCACTCTCTTTGTTATTGCTAGCTACTGAAATTGCTGTTGCTCCTATTAATAACGATAACGAGACGACTTCTGAAGAAGGTAGTAATGAAAGACGTGAAGATGAATTTATGTCTAATCCTGATACTGCGGTTGAAGTTGTTGCTGACAGGTGGCTTTCGTTTAAGTCAACAGCTCTTGATGCTGCTCGGATTTGTTGTTTGAGAGAAAGATTGTCTGATGCAATATTGTTCAAGACCACACATCTGGGGAAAGATCTACCTCGCGTACTTGCAGCCTCTGTCGCTGCAATAGCCAAGGTGTTATCTTGTGATGGCGTTGCTGGTATTAATGAAATTAAGGTTGCTCAGCAGGGAGACAATGTGATAATGGCGGGTTCAGGTTCAGATGACTTTCTTAGATCGCTTTTATCCAACGCTTTAAAACACAGGGTGATGAATCCAAAGGGAGGTTCTCGCAAACGCTCTTATGAAGAGGCTATCATGATGATATAG
- the LOC110926235 gene encoding DExH-box ATP-dependent RNA helicase DExH6 isoform X2, translating to MRTDDMFCKPRMEKARVLKKFQSFVASMQSDPKLKQITEVRSKLPIASFKDVITSTIESNQVVLISGETGCGKTTQVPQYLLDYMWSKGEVCKIVCTQPRRISAVSVAERIANERGESIGLSVGYKIKLDKKGGKESSIVFCTNGILLRILVQAGNSLAGKDKSAEMVKDAFPDITHIVVDEIHERDRFSDFMLTIIRDILPLYPHLRVVLMSATLDAERFSRYFGGCPIIRVPGFTYDVKKFYLEDVLLLVKTNARSLDRTSETNVSEKSKLTEEYKRALDEAINIAWSSDELESLLDIVSMGEGLDVSNYQHSVTGVTPLMVLARKGRIGDICMLLSFGANCHLQDNEGKTALSWAEHADQKEASEILRKHLNADLEEGKLLLDRYLKDVNPELVDIVLIEQLLRKICTESEQGAILVFLPGWDEIHRLQQKLLSSDFFKDSCKFLIRVLHSMVSSTEQKKVFIRPPHGCRKIVLSTNVAETSVTIDDVVFVIDSGRVKEKSYDPLLKVSTLQSSWISKANAKQRAGRAGRCQPGICYRLYSKLRAASLMEFQVPEIKRTAIEELCLQVKLLNRSCKIEDFLEKTLDPPVSLAIYNAITVLQDLGALSPDEELTELGEKLGSLPVHPLTIKMLLFAISMNCLEPALTLACANDFRDPFVFPMSPDGKTKANAAKSELASLYGGHGDQLAIIAAFECWKNAKQMGKEAKFCSQYFVHAGVMRMLCSMRQQLRRELQTNGFFPRNSHRLSENSQDGGIINAVLVAGLYPKVGRLLLPSAKSKKYVINDVGNQKVMLSRQSVNSRITLEKKDVDPLVIYDEVTRSDMGFSIKKCSFIGALSLLLLATEIAVAPINNDNETTSEEGSNERREDEFMSNPDTAVEVVADRWLSFKSTALDAARICCLRERLSDAILFKTTHLGKDLPRVLAASVAAIAKVLSCDGVAGINEIKVAQQGDNVIMAGSGSDDFLRSLLSNALKHRVMNPKGGSRKRSYEEAIMMI from the exons ATGAGAACTGACGATATGTTCTGTAAACCTCGGATGGAAAAGGCTCGAGTTTTAAAGAAGTTTCAGTCGTTTGTTGCCAGTATGCAATCGGATCCCAAGTTAAAACAG ATCACTGAAGTAAGGTCCAAACTTCCAATTGCATCCTTCAAGGACGTTATTACATCGACAATAGAATCCAATCAG GTAGTTCTCATATCGGGCGAAACTGGTTGTGGGAAGACAACACAGGTGCCTCAATATTTGTTGGATTATATGTGGAGTAAAGGTGAAGTATGTAAGATAGTCTGCACCCAGCCACGGAGAATCTCTGCCGTTTCAG ttgcTGAAAGAATAGCTAATGAAAGAGGTGAATCTATTGGACTGAGTGTTGGATACAAG ATAAAGTTGGATAAGAAAGGTGGAAAGGAGTCATCCATCGTGTTTTGCACGAATGGAATCTTGTTGAGGATTTTGGTACAAGCTGGTAACAGTTTAGCTGGAAAAGATAAGTCAGCAGAGATGGTCAAAGATGCATTTCCTGACATCACTCACATCGTTGTg GATGAAATTCATGAAAGGGACCGATTCTCTGATTTTATGCTAACAATCATTAG AGATATACTTCCCTTGTATCCTCATCTACGCGTG GTATTGATGAGTGCTACCCTCGACGCTGAACGATTTTCTCGGTACTTTGGAGGCTGTCCAATCATACGTGTCCCGGGGTTCACTTACGAT gtaaaaaaGTTCTACCTGGAGGATGTACTTttgcttgtgaaaacaaatgctcGTTCTCTTGACCGCACTTCAGAAACAAACGTTAGCGAGAAATCCAAATTAACCGAAGAGTACAAACGTGCCCTTGATGAGGCTATTAATATAGCTTGGTCAAGTGATGAGCTGGAATCCTTATTAGACATTGTTTCAATGGGTGAAGGATTAGACGTTAGTAATTATCAGCATTCGGTGACAGGTGTCACACCATTAATGGTCTTAGCTAGAAAAGGAAGAATCGGTGATATCTGCATGCTTCTTTCTTTCGGTGCTAATTGTCACTTACAAGATAACGAAGGAAAAACCGCGCTGTCATGGGCCGAACACGCGGATCAAAAAGAAGCTTCCGAGATTTTACGGAAACATCTAAACGCTGATCTGGAAGAGGGAAAGCTATTGCTTGATAGATATTTGAAAGATGTTAATCCTGAATTAGTTGATATTGTTCTTATCGAACAATTACTGAGGAAAATATGTACGGAATCTGAACAAGGGGCTATTCTCGTCTTTCTTCCAGGGTGGGATGAAATACATAGATTACAACAGAAGTTACTTTCTAGTGATTTTTTTAAAGATTCGTGCAAGTTTTTGATAAGGGTTCTTCATTCCATGGTCTCCTCTACAGAACAAAAGAAAGTTTTTATAAGACCGCCTCACGGTTGCAGGAAAATTGTTCTTTCAACGAACGTAGCTGAAACATCCGTCACAATTGATGATGTCGTTTTCGTAATTGATAGTGGAAGAGTGAAAGAAAAAAGTTACGATCCACTTTTGAAAGTCTCGACGTTACAATCTTCTTGGATTTCTAAAGCAAATGCGAAGCAACGTGCAGGGCGGGCAGGGCGATGCCAGCCTGGAATATGTTATCGTCTTTATTCGAAACTTCGGGCAGCTTCGCTAATGGAGTTTCAAGTGCCCGAGATTAAGAGAACAGCAATTGAAGAATTGTGTTTGCAG GTGAAGCTTCTTAACCGAAGTTGCAAGATAGAAGATTTTTTGGAAAAAACATTGGACCCTCCCGTTTCTCTAGCCATATATAATGCGATTACGGTTCTTCAAGATCTTGGAGCTTTATCACCTGATGAAGAACTTACCGAGCTTGGTGAGAAACTCGGTTCGCTCCCGGTTCACCCATTAACAATCAAGATGCTTCTTTTTGCTATATCAATGAACTGCCTTGAACCAGCTTTGACTTTAGCGTGTGCAAACGACTTTAGAGACCCTTTCGTCTTCCCAATGTCACCTGATGGTAAAACAAAAGCAAATGCCGCTAAATCTGAGCTGGCATCGTTATACGGTGGCCATGGTGATCAATTGGCGATAATCGCAGCTTTTGAATGCTGGAAAAACGCCAAACAAATGGGTAAAGAAGCCAAGTTTTGTTCTCAGTATTTCGTGCATGCTGGTGTTATGAGGATGTTATGTTCAATGCGTCAGCAACTTCGACGTGAACTTCAAACCAACGGATTTTTTCCAAGAAATTCACATAGGTTGAGTGAAAATTCTCAAGATGGTGGAATAATTAATGCGGTTCTTGTTGCTGGTTTGTATCCTAAGGTAGGAAGATTACTTCTACCTAGTGCAAAGTCGAAAAAGTATGTTATAAATGATGTTGGTAATCAGAAGGTTATGTTGAGTCGACAGTCGGTTAATTCTAGGATAACCCTTGAGAAAAAAGACGTTGATCCTTTGGTGATTTACGACGAGGTAACACGTAGTGATATGGGTTTCAGTATCAAGAAATGCAGTTTTATCGGCGCACTCTCTTTGTTATTGCTAGCTACTGAAATTGCTGTTGCTCCTATTAATAACGATAACGAGACGACTTCTGAAGAAGGTAGTAATGAAAGACGTGAAGATGAATTTATGTCTAATCCTGATACTGCGGTTGAAGTTGTTGCTGACAGGTGGCTTTCGTTTAAGTCAACAGCTCTTGATGCTGCTCGGATTTGTTGTTTGAGAGAAAGATTGTCTGATGCAATATTGTTCAAGACCACACATCTGGGGAAAGATCTACCTCGCGTACTTGCAGCCTCTGTCGCTGCAATAGCCAAGGTGTTATCTTGTGATGGCGTTGCTGGTATTAATGAAATTAAGGTTGCTCAGCAGGGAGACAATGTGATAATGGCGGGTTCAGGTTCAGATGACTTTCTTAGATCGCTTTTATCCAACGCTTTAAAACACAGGGTGATGAATCCAAAGGGAGGTTCTCGCAAACGCTCTTATGAAGAGGCTATCATGATGATATAG
- the LOC118489133 gene encoding uncharacterized protein LOC118489133 — MDSESSKRSTRSQKHKETKHDDDFEELYNPKPLQIVQPGEPIPTFDNETLHPIPLKVVRPTKKEYYMSPKFWNEVAIWWPSYTNHPTSGGEPSDPIKEEIDEKPEISVVQPKKEEDDEKQKIPILQPKHEEDEEKPIISVKNFGRK, encoded by the exons ATGGATTCAGAGA GTTCTAAGAGATCTACAAGAAGCCAGAAGCATAAAGAAACAAAACATGATGACGATTTCGAAG AGCTGTACAATCCCAAACCACTACAAATTGTACAACCAGGAGAACCAATCCCTACTTTTGATAATGAAACTTTGCATCCCATTCCACTAAAAGTTGTAAGACCAACAAAAAAGGAATATTATATGAGTCCGAAATTTTGGAATGAAGTAGCAATCTGGTGGCCAAGCTATACCAATCATCCTACTTCTGGTGGTGAACCTTCAGATCCCATAAAAGAAGAGATTGATGAGAAACCTGAAATCTCAGTTGTACAACCcaaaaaagaagaagatgatgaaaaacaAAAGATCCCCATCCTACAACCTAAACATGAAGAAGATGAGGAAAAACCTATAATCTCAGTCAAGAATTTTGGAAGGAAGTAG
- the LOC110925613 gene encoding protein FAR1-RELATED SEQUENCE 5-like, whose product MMSTTVDGVRICPTTGNQYYTPIVPDSSKPVVGMHFQSIDSAFNFYKKYAKLSGFEGRKHTQSSKNGVVIRKYFVCAKEGSATSCAVDTVNDSVGADKKLNDRRRRPSKRTGCKAHIRLSLTPKNTYRISHVFEEHNHSFVDEEDYHLLASSRKLTFTEEQLLSDFSEMNIGPVRAFNLMRKIRGGFDKVGVTSTDCKNFKRDINLFIGEFDVDMAVQRLMKKKLYLPNFSCEFYCDEKGALAGLFWADEEMKLNYEVFGDVMSFDATFRTNRYDLVFVPFTGIDNHHHNVTFAGSLLASETAESYKWLLQSFLKAFGVAPKVVVTDQDAAMKIAIRDVFPDTRHRLCMWHIMIKVSEKVGTELSQDEVFKEDICDVVWTDALEPAQFETQWCDLMIKYNLTSNSWLSDMYNLRSDWIPAYYRHEHMSGLMRTTSRSESENHFFGQLTNTKLSLVEFLSHFDTAMESQRFKRSKRDHDTRYTQPRMKTNYELELEAAKIYTRGIFFDVQEEIRLACKNYMCRREEEVGDSIKFYILQVNLPGLHEVLFTPKDMVIKCSCNRYEQYGLLCRHAFCVLRLCGIKEFPKKYVMGRWTRDVPKKTKVSSFDQNAAGNQVERASSIVREIMTATEHIVNRLVTNIDLLSSYRDQVIESKLKVDSADLPAESLDKNARLANILHADQPCSSSSATILPPSGIRNKGCGSNKRLKSFREVSSSRVSKKTKTRGCLICGGHGHNSRTCKMKTTVADSRRAVSRVCWKPAQY is encoded by the exons ATGATGTCTACTACTGTCGATG GAGTTCGTATCTGTCCAACTACTGGTAATCAGTATTATACTCCTATTGTTCCAGATTCTTCCAAACCTGTAGTTGGTATGCATTTCCAGTCAATTGATTCTGCCTTTAATTTCTATAAGAAGTATGCTAAGTTATCTGGGTTTGAGGGTCGAAAGCATACTCAATCTTCAAAAAATGGTGTTGTGATTAGAAAGTACTTTGTTTGTGCGAAAGAGGGTTCAGCGACATCCTGTGCTGTTGACACGGTAAATGATAGTGTTGGTGCTGATAAAAAGTTAAATGACCGAAGGAGGAGACCTTCTAAACGTACCGGATGTAAGGCACACATCCGTTTGTCTTTAACTCCAAAAAATACTTATAGAATTTCTCATGTATTTGAGGAGCATAATCATTCTTTTGTTGATGAAGAGGATTATCATCTTTTAGCTTCGTCTAGAAAGTTGACATTCACTGAAGAGcaactgctttctgatttttcTGAGATGAATATTGGTCCAGTTAGGGCATTCAACCTTATGAGAAAGATTCGTGGTGGATTTGATAAGGTTGGAGTGACGTCTACTGATTGTAAAAATTTTAAAAGAGATATTAATTTGTTCATTGGAGAGTTTGATGTGGATATGGCTGTCCAACGTCTTATGAAGAAGAAGCTGTATTTGCCGAATTTTTCTTGTGAATTTTATTGTGATGAAAAAGGTGCTCTTGCTGGATTATTTTGGGCTGATGAAGAAATGAAACTGAATTATGAGGTCTTTGGGGATGTTATGTCTTTTGATGCTACGTTCCGTACGAACAG GTATGACTTGGTATTTGTTCCGTTCACTGGAATCGATAATCATCATCACAATGTCACGTTTGCTGGTTCTTTGTTAGCATCTGAAACTGCtgaatcatataaatggcttctTCAAAGTTTTTTGAAGGCTTTTGGTGTTGCACCTAAGGTGGTTGTGACTGATCAGGACGCTGCAATGAAAATTGCCATCCGAGATGTTTTCCCAGATACCAGACATCGTTTGTGTATGTGGCATATAATGATCAAAGTTTCTGAAAAG gtTGGTACTGAGCTATCACAAGATGAGGTTTTTAAAGAAGATATATGTGATGTTGTATGGACTGATGCTCTTGAACCAGCACAGTTTGAGACACAATGGTGTGATTTAATGATTAAGTACAACCTTACTAGTAACAGCTGGCTGTCTGATATGTACAACCTGAGATCAGATTGGATTCCTGCATACTATCGTCATGAACATATGTCCGGTCTTATGCGTACAACATCTAGGTCTGAGAGTGAAAATCATTTTTTTGGTCAATTAACCAACACAAAATTGTCATTAGTTGAGTTTTTGAGCCATTTTGATACTGCAATGGAATCTCAGAGGTTTAAGCGCAGCAAACGTGATCATGATACCAGATACACACAACCTCGCATGAAAACCAATTATGAATTGGAACTGGAAGCTGCAAAGATTTATACTCGGGGGATATTTTTTGATGTTCAAGAAGAAATTCGACTTGCTTGCAAGAATTATATGTGCAGGCGTGAAGAAGAAGTTGGTGATTCAATTAAGTTTTATATTCTACAGGTCAATCTTCCTGGCCTTCATGAG GTTCTTTTTACTCCTAAGGATATGGTAATTAAATGCAGCTGCAACCGATATGAGCAGTATGGTTTGCTATGTAGGCATGCCTTTTGTGTTCTTCGTCTTTGTGGTATAAAGGAGTTccctaaaaaatatgttatggGGCGTTGGACAAGAGATGTTCCAAAAAAGACAAAAGTTTCGAGTTTTGATCAAAATGCTGCTGGTAATCAAGTTGAACGTGCTTCCAGCATTGTGCGTGAGATAATGACTGCAACTGAACATATTGTTAACCGTCTTGTTACAAATATTGACCTGTTATCGTCGTATAGAGACCAAGTGATCGAGTCGAAGTTGAAGGTTGATTCTGCTGACCTTCCTGCAGAATCACTTGACAAGAATGCAAGATTAGCTAATATTCTTCATGCTGATCAGCCATGTTCATCGTCTTCTGCTACCATTCTTCCACCTAGTGGTATTAGAAACAAGGGGTGTGGTTCAAACAAACGCTTAAAGTcttttcgtgaggtatcatcttCAAGAGTATCAAAGAAAACTAAAACTAGAGGTTGTTTGATATGTGGAGGTCATGGACATAATAGTCGGACTTGTAAGATGAAGACTACTGTTGCTGATTCCAGAAGAGCAGTTAGTCGTGTGTGTTGGAAACCAGCACAATATTAA